The genomic interval TGTTTTTTGAATATATTTTTTAAAAAAAAATATTTAATTTGTTATTATTTATGGAATAACTATTTTTTTTAAAAAAAGAATCAATTTTCTAGTTATTGTCTATATGATAAATATATTTTTAAAAAAAAGGAATTTTTTAATTTAATTATCTATAGGATAGATATTTGAATTGATCTTATCTTTTAATGATTTAATCTCTTTTAAACCTTTTTTCACATTACCACATTCTTTAATTATTGTAACTAGCGGTTGATCCTTTTCTATTATTGTATTTTCATGGGATATATCATATAATCCGTCGATATTGAGATTTCCCTGTTTGATTTTAGATTGTGCATATAATATCTCTTTAATTGCATGGGCATTCGGATTTAATTCTTCTATTAATTCTCCATTACATGCTTTAATATGCTCTTCTAATAGATTTATGGATAACACTTTTTCTACACATTCATAGGTACCTTGAAAACGGGGATTAACTTCTATTAGATATATGTCATTATTTAATATGTTTCCCTCATTATTTTCCTCACCGGATAATATCAAATCTACTCCATTAGATCCGATTAATTTAGATTCTTTTATAATCTCCTCTGAAAGCATATTCATGTCCTCATTTAGATTCTTTATTCCAATCTCATCATGAGGTATATTGAATCTTGTAAATTGTTGTATGGATTTTATATCCAATGGCATAATATTTCCGCAATATCTATAATCACCTTTAAATCCAATATCATCAAGTGTTAATAGTCTTGTATTCATTATTGTCTTTGCATCAGTTGAACTTGCTAGTACTGATGAGCTTATGTTAACTCCACTTATGAATTCCTGAACTAATATCTCGTCCTGTGACAAAAGAATATTTTCAATACTATTTTTTATTTGATTATCTTTAATGTATGCATCATAATTCAGATGGATTGTATCATATCCACCTGATCCTTTATTGGGTTTTACAATAAATGATACATCATCATATTCTTTTAAAATTTCACCTAACTCATCAACATCAGATATTAAAAAAGTCATAGGACATAAGAATTTATTGGAAATTTTATTGTAAAATCTATATTTGTCACTTACATGTTCCGTTGATTTATTTCCGATAATCTTGGATTTGTATTTTTTAAATTCTCCAGTGAAGTCATCTCCACTTATACCTGAAGTTAATATTATATTGTCTGCACTATCCAAATAGTCCCTTACATTAATAAGTAATTTCTTGGCACTATAATTTTCCTCAAATAATCCACAGGATGTGTCTGCCTCTTCATTTAAAATGTGTTTTTCTAATACGTTTTTTGGAAAATCTATAGTCGTATAATAAGCTGAAGAGTATACGTTGTATTTTAGTTTTAAAGCTGAATTTACCTGAGGACGAGTATCAATTCCAAGTATAACTAGATTATCCATTTAAAACATTTCCTTATAATTTAATCTAAAGATCATTAATTTTATTATATAGTTATTTTGTTTTAAATAGTATATATTTTAATTATTTAAAAATATTAAAGTTGGAAAATAAGTAATTAAAATTAAAGATTTAATTGAAAAAAAAGATTAAATTAAATATTGAATTAAATCTCTCTAATGAAGAATTTATTATAGATGTATTAATTTTTATAAATCATGGGCCTGGGAATATATCTAAAACTTTTAAGGAATTATGGCATCCACTAATGTATAATTAATTTTGAATAGTAAAATATTTCAATGCTGTTTGTAAGTATGTGATAAAGAATATGTGAAAACTCACAGCAGGCAAATGTATTATTATGTTAAGTTTCGTGCTAATGCTTTGAAAGAACAGAAAGCAAAGTATTAAATGTCTAGATGTATCTTTGCAGATGAGTAATAAATTGTTATTTTCCCAAAAAGAGAGATGTAGTAATATTACTAATGGTGGTTTATTGGAACATAAATTTGATGGTTTTAAAAAGGAGTATAAAGCCATTCAAAAAAAGAGGCTGAAATTTAAAATAATAATATTTTTTTTATAAAATTTTTTATGGTTTTTTAGAGAATATTTAGTAGAAAAAATAAGAAAATATTAAAATACTTTTTTTACTTTTTTATAAATTAAATAAAGATTAATATAAAAAAATTCAAAATATATTATGTTTATTTTTTTTTATATGGGGTAGTTTAAATGGTTCAAAACAATATTTTCAATGAAAAGAAAATGGAAGATTTTATTGAATATTATGATGATAAACTTGTTGTAAATTCTCCTGAAGATCATCCTATTGAGGATTGGATTAAAAAATTAGATGGTGATGAATTAGAAAATGAGAAAGGGAATTATATTAATTTTTTTACTATTATCCTTGAAAGATTGCTTGGTTATGAATTAGAAGATATTGGTTATGAGGAAGATATTAATGAGGAAGGAAGACCGGTTGAATTTACATTTAAAAAAGGTGATAAAGATTATGTTGTTGTGGAACTTAAGGGAACTAAAACAAAAGATTTAAACAAAAGATATAATCGTGCACAATCAGCTATTGATCAAGTTACTAATTATGCTTCTGGGAAAGAAGAAACAAAATGGGCATTTGTATCAAATTATAATGAGTTTAGAATTTTTAAACCATCTTATAGAAAAAAGTACATTTCATTTAAATTTAAAGAATTAACAGATGAAAATGTTTTGAAAAAATTTTTACTTATATTCAGTAAATTTTCATTAATTGAAAAGGATATTCCTCAGACATTGTTGAATCAAAGTATAATTATGGAAAGAAATTTAGAAGATCAGTTTTATCAATTATTTAGTGAAACAAGATTAATGCTTATTAAAGAATTAGAATATGAAATGGATTTTGATAAAAATAAAGCAATTTATTATGCTCAATTAATTTTAAATAGGTATATTTTTATTTGCTTTGCTGAAGATTTAAAACTTGTGCGTTCTGAAACTACAACAAATACATTAATTACTCCTATTAAACAAGATAATATTTTTGATTCAATATTATGGGAAAGATTAAATGAACTATTTAAATTTGTATATAAAGGAAACCCTAATAAAAAAATAAAAGAATTTAATTGCAGTTTATTTGAGGAAAATCTTGAAAATCTTAGAATTAGGGACACTGTAGAAAATCCTGTTGAATTTTTTAAAGATTGTTATCAAAATTGGAATTTTGATGGTAATGATAGATATGAAAGTATAGGGGGAATTTTGGGAGATTATAAAGATAAATTAAATCCTATTTTTAAAAATTTATTAATTATATCCTCTTTTGATTTTGGTTCTGAATTGGATGTGAATATACTTGGGCATATTTTTGAAAATAGTATTGGGGATATTGAAGATCTTAAAAACCAATCTAATTCTAGAAGAAAGAAAGATGGGATTTTTTATACTCCTAGTGAGATTACAGATTATATCTGTAGAAATACAATTATACCTTATCTTAGCCTATCGGGGGAAGTAAATACTATCAATGATTTAATTGAAGAGTATGAAGTGCACAATAAATTAGAAGAATTAGATAATAAGTTAAAAAATATTAAAATTATTGATCCTGCATGTGGTTCTGGGGCATTTCTGAATAAAGCGGTAGATATTTTATTAGACATACATAAGACGTTGTTTGATTCATTGTATTATAATGATAGTACTTTAATTCCATTTTTTGATAGTTTAAATAGTAGAAAACAAATTATGACTAATAACATATATGGTGTTGATGTCAATGAGGAATCTGTACAAATAACTAAACTTTCTTTGTTCCTTAAATTAGCAACATCATCAAATATTGAATCAGGTTTTGAATTACCTGACCTTGATAAAAATATTAAATGTGGAGATTCATTGGTTAATGATAAAAATGTTGTAGGTAATAAAGCGTTTAATTGGAAAGAAGAATTTAAAGAAGTGTTTAATAGTGGGGGTTTTGATATAATTGTAGGTAATCCTCCTTATGTTGATATTAAAAATATGGATGATAAAGTATCAAAATACCTATTTGAAGAGTACGATACCTCTGTGAATAGAATTAATTTATATTCTTTATTTATTGAAAAATCTACTAATATAATTAAAGATTCCGGATATTTCGGTTTTATTATTCCAAATT from Methanobrevibacter boviskoreani JH1 carries:
- a CDS encoding Eco57I restriction-modification methylase domain-containing protein; the protein is MVQNNIFNEKKMEDFIEYYDDKLVVNSPEDHPIEDWIKKLDGDELENEKGNYINFFTIILERLLGYELEDIGYEEDINEEGRPVEFTFKKGDKDYVVVELKGTKTKDLNKRYNRAQSAIDQVTNYASGKEETKWAFVSNYNEFRIFKPSYRKKYISFKFKELTDENVLKKFLLIFSKFSLIEKDIPQTLLNQSIIMERNLEDQFYQLFSETRLMLIKELEYEMDFDKNKAIYYAQLILNRYIFICFAEDLKLVRSETTTNTLITPIKQDNIFDSILWERLNELFKFVYKGNPNKKIKEFNCSLFEENLENLRIRDTVENPVEFFKDCYQNWNFDGNDRYESIGGILGDYKDKLNPIFKNLLIISSFDFGSELDVNILGHIFENSIGDIEDLKNQSNSRRKKDGIFYTPSEITDYICRNTIIPYLSLSGEVNTINDLIEEYEVHNKLEELDNKLKNIKIIDPACGSGAFLNKAVDILLDIHKTLFDSLYYNDSTLIPFFDSLNSRKQIMTNNIYGVDVNEESVQITKLSLFLKLATSSNIESGFELPDLDKNIKCGDSLVNDKNVVGNKAFNWKEEFKEVFNSGGFDIIVGNPPYVDIKNMDDKVSKYLFEEYDTSVNRINLYSLFIEKSTNIIKDSGYFGFIIPNSILFNSSYEKIRIRLLEDTSITQILKLTDDIFEDAEVETIILIFKNKINKENKTMIKIYENKNYFNSFTRNQQIWLNDSKHIIQIYSNDDSVKLIKKIEQNHFKLEDLCDFSLGLTPYDKYKGMSAEDIKNKVFHSNEKLTDDYKELLGGSDVTRYNVAWHDGQYIKYGPWLAAPREEKFFKKPRILVRQIISKEGEIIAGYTDKEYYNAQVIFNIILKDESNDINLKYILGIFNSKLMNFYHREKFLDQKKTKFPKILIENTKIFPIAFKKDSQKELTNLVEEIIHYSSKLEEESYNFKYWLNYEFGIGKISARNKLFNFWKLNEKDFLIAFKRKSKNINSKQLSNLKNEFFKSQNKCLEYNNNIISISKSIDNLVYSLYDLTHEEIETIENSLKIN
- a CDS encoding ATP-grasp domain-containing protein, translating into MDNLVILGIDTRPQVNSALKLKYNVYSSAYYTTIDFPKNVLEKHILNEEADTSCGLFEENYSAKKLLINVRDYLDSADNIILTSGISGDDFTGEFKKYKSKIIGNKSTEHVSDKYRFYNKISNKFLCPMTFLISDVDELGEILKEYDDVSFIVKPNKGSGGYDTIHLNYDAYIKDNQIKNSIENILLSQDEILVQEFISGVNISSSVLASSTDAKTIMNTRLLTLDDIGFKGDYRYCGNIMPLDIKSIQQFTRFNIPHDEIGIKNLNEDMNMLSEEIIKESKLIGSNGVDLILSGEENNEGNILNNDIYLIEVNPRFQGTYECVEKVLSINLLEEHIKACNGELIEELNPNAHAIKEILYAQSKIKQGNLNIDGLYDISHENTIIEKDQPLVTIIKECGNVKKGLKEIKSLKDKINSNIYPIDN